One genomic window of Polyangium aurulentum includes the following:
- a CDS encoding serine/threonine-protein kinase: MDSAARPLVDVGDVIADRYRIDRVLGQGAMGLVVAATHVELRKPRAIKFMLPDAMHGRESVERFLREARTAAELKSQHAVKIHDVARLPTGEPYIVMEYLEGTDFRALLKLRRVLPVYEAVTYMLQVCEALAEAHAAGIVHRDLKPANMFLARGVGGAPCVKVLDFGIAKLDDAQASADEVHLTRTDVILGSPLYMSPEQIISTKDVDGRSDIWSLGVILYGFVTGELPFRGESAHVVFAAVQRDPPPPPSVWKPDLPAELERIILRCLEKDPARRYATVEALAADLSAFAAEGAHRSYRGTPAPLDPADTQLPTQVWRSSSGQISFPYPAPPPSSSGQQASSSNGGTQVMAHRSMPMPSSPHGDMAAPVAQTNSPMVQSIAMSSPANNRARGLFLAGGGFGAALGIVALVVVMSRGGGSSDDVKQPAAAAPPTNVAPPPPPPPEPASPSTARPVVTASTTPEPAMAPSPAPAAPASTTKTAIRTAPTPTAKAPAPVATAPATAKAPVKGPPVRRRDD, encoded by the coding sequence ATGGACTCCGCCGCAAGGCCGCTCGTCGACGTTGGCGACGTCATCGCCGATAGATACCGGATCGACCGCGTGCTCGGACAAGGAGCCATGGGGCTCGTCGTGGCGGCGACGCATGTCGAGCTGCGCAAGCCGCGCGCGATCAAGTTCATGCTCCCGGACGCGATGCACGGCCGGGAGAGCGTCGAGCGATTCCTCCGCGAGGCGCGCACCGCCGCCGAGCTCAAGAGCCAGCACGCCGTCAAGATCCACGACGTCGCGAGGCTTCCGACGGGCGAGCCGTACATCGTCATGGAGTATCTCGAGGGCACCGACTTCAGAGCCCTCTTGAAGCTGCGCCGCGTGCTGCCCGTGTACGAGGCCGTCACGTACATGCTCCAGGTTTGCGAGGCGCTCGCAGAGGCTCACGCGGCGGGCATCGTCCATCGCGATCTGAAGCCCGCGAACATGTTCCTCGCGAGGGGCGTCGGGGGCGCGCCTTGCGTCAAGGTACTCGACTTCGGCATCGCGAAGCTCGACGACGCGCAGGCTTCGGCGGACGAGGTGCATCTGACGCGCACCGACGTGATCCTCGGCTCGCCGCTCTATATGTCGCCCGAGCAGATCATCTCCACGAAGGACGTCGACGGGCGATCCGACATCTGGTCGCTCGGCGTGATCCTCTACGGCTTCGTCACGGGGGAGCTGCCTTTCCGCGGGGAGAGCGCGCACGTGGTCTTCGCCGCCGTGCAAAGGGATCCGCCGCCGCCGCCGTCCGTCTGGAAGCCCGATCTGCCCGCGGAGCTCGAGCGGATCATTTTGCGGTGTCTCGAGAAAGATCCGGCGCGCCGCTATGCGACGGTGGAGGCGCTCGCGGCGGATCTTTCTGCATTCGCTGCGGAGGGAGCGCACCGCTCGTACAGGGGCACGCCCGCGCCGCTCGATCCGGCGGATACCCAGCTCCCGACGCAGGTATGGAGATCTTCGAGCGGGCAGATCTCGTTTCCTTATCCCGCGCCTCCCCCGTCCTCGAGCGGGCAGCAGGCGTCTTCGAGCAATGGCGGGACGCAGGTGATGGCGCATCGATCGATGCCCATGCCGTCGAGCCCCCACGGCGACATGGCGGCGCCGGTCGCGCAGACAAATTCGCCGATGGTGCAATCGATCGCGATGTCGTCTCCCGCGAACAATCGCGCCCGAGGGCTGTTCCTCGCGGGCGGCGGCTTCGGGGCGGCGCTCGGCATTGTCGCTCTCGTCGTGGTCATGAGCCGCGGCGGCGGGTCTTCGGACGACGTGAAGCAGCCCGCTGCGGCAGCGCCTCCGACGAACGTCGCGCCGCCGCCACCGCCGCCGCCCGAGCCCGCGTCGCCTTCGACGGCGCGCCCGGTCGTCACCGCCTCGACGACCCCAGAGCCCGCAATGGCACCGAGCCCGGCGCCTGCCGCGCCGGCGAGCACGACCAAGACCGCAATCCGTACGGCGCCTACGCCGACCGCCAAGGCTCCCGCGCCTGTCGCGACCGCACCCGCGACGGCGAAAGCGCCTGTAAAGGGCCCTCCGGTCCGGAGGCGCGATGATTGA